In a genomic window of Nesterenkonia halotolerans:
- a CDS encoding metal ABC transporter substrate-binding protein, whose protein sequence is MPASRLSSSVAILAASTMLLSACGGSTDASDSGGGEGTSGEGLTVVTSTDVYADLASRILGDTAEVSALVDDTAADPHSYEASPQDRLSVDRADVIVANGGGYDPFITRLAATSGKEDAVYQLIDGENEHAHAEEDADHEGEEDHEEHEGEEDPHDGHDHAEGFVNEHLWYDLAAMSDFVQDFSVHMGELAPEDAELYQENADALAAEIDALDERNRAIDAESMSFLSTEAVSQFLLSDAGLEDSTDEQFLAAVEHGDDVAPRLYQQALTAAADQQIDLLSYNPQTETNQSAQIREAAEDAGVAVLEFNETIPQEHDSYVEWMESNISAVETVVEDARG, encoded by the coding sequence ATGCCTGCCTCCCGCCTGTCCTCCTCCGTGGCGATCCTCGCCGCGTCCACGATGCTGCTCAGCGCCTGCGGCGGCTCCACGGACGCCTCGGACTCCGGTGGCGGCGAGGGGACCTCCGGCGAGGGGCTCACCGTGGTGACCTCCACCGACGTCTACGCCGACCTCGCCAGCCGCATCCTGGGGGACACCGCGGAGGTCAGCGCCCTCGTCGATGACACCGCCGCGGACCCCCACTCCTACGAAGCCTCCCCGCAGGACCGGCTCAGCGTGGACCGCGCGGACGTGATCGTCGCCAACGGCGGCGGCTATGACCCCTTCATCACACGCCTGGCCGCGACCTCCGGCAAGGAAGACGCCGTCTACCAGCTCATCGACGGTGAGAACGAGCACGCCCACGCCGAGGAAGACGCGGATCACGAGGGCGAGGAAGATCATGAGGAGCACGAGGGCGAGGAGGATCCGCATGACGGTCACGATCACGCCGAAGGGTTCGTCAACGAACACCTCTGGTACGACCTCGCCGCGATGAGCGACTTCGTGCAGGACTTCAGCGTCCACATGGGCGAACTCGCCCCCGAGGACGCCGAGCTCTACCAGGAGAACGCCGATGCCCTCGCCGCCGAGATCGACGCGCTGGATGAGCGCAACCGCGCGATCGACGCCGAGTCGATGAGCTTCCTGTCCACCGAGGCCGTCTCCCAGTTCCTGCTGAGCGACGCCGGTCTCGAAGACAGCACCGATGAGCAGTTCCTGGCCGCTGTGGAACACGGCGACGACGTCGCCCCCCGGCTCTACCAGCAGGCGCTCACCGCCGCGGCAGACCAGCAGATCGATCTGCTCTCCTACAACCCCCAGACGGAGACCAATCAGTCGGCGCAGATCCGCGAGGCCGCGGAGGACGCCGGGGTGGCAGTGCTGGAGTTCAACGAGACGATCCCGCAGGAGCACGACTCCTACGTGGAGTGGATGGAGAGCAACATCTCCGCCGTGGAGACGGTGGTGGAGGATGCCCGTGGCTGA
- a CDS encoding metal ABC transporter ATP-binding protein: MPVADPRPAPTRPASTIPATPSAAPRSPEPVVQLREASVGFNGRMLWEGLDLELVPGEFLAVLGPNGAGKSTFLKVLLGLTRLSAGSVEISGEPVRRGSSRVGYIPQQQTMPEETPLRARDMVALGLDGHRFGMRLHPRRLRRRVDELLHAVGASAYADMPVGLLSGGEQQRLRTAQALASNPEVLLCDEPLHSLDLHHQQAVTELIRRQAVDRGSAVVFVTHEINPVIEHVDRVLYFARGQYRIGTTEEVMRSEVLSELYGSSVDVIEHKGRLVVMSAHDEGCHYHPEELSLP; encoded by the coding sequence ATGCCCGTGGCTGATCCCCGCCCCGCCCCCACAAGGCCCGCCTCCACAATTCCCGCGACGCCATCGGCCGCACCCCGCAGTCCGGAGCCGGTCGTGCAGCTGCGCGAGGCCAGTGTGGGCTTCAACGGGCGCATGCTCTGGGAAGGCCTGGACCTGGAGCTGGTGCCCGGTGAGTTCCTTGCGGTGCTGGGACCCAACGGCGCGGGCAAGTCCACCTTCCTCAAGGTGCTGCTCGGTCTGACCCGGCTCAGCGCCGGGTCGGTGGAGATCAGCGGAGAGCCCGTGCGGCGGGGCAGCAGCCGCGTCGGCTACATCCCGCAGCAGCAGACCATGCCCGAGGAGACGCCGCTTCGAGCCCGTGACATGGTGGCCCTGGGTCTGGACGGCCATCGATTCGGCATGCGACTGCACCCCCGGAGGCTGCGCCGCCGTGTGGATGAGCTGCTCCATGCCGTCGGCGCCTCTGCCTACGCTGACATGCCGGTGGGACTGCTCTCCGGAGGAGAACAGCAGCGACTGCGCACCGCTCAGGCGCTGGCCTCCAACCCCGAGGTTCTGCTCTGCGACGAACCCCTGCACTCCCTCGACCTGCACCACCAGCAGGCAGTCACCGAGCTCATCCGCCGCCAGGCGGTGGACCGCGGCTCCGCGGTGGTCTTCGTGACCCACGAGATCAACCCGGTGATCGAGCACGTGGACCGTGTGCTCTACTTCGCCCGAGGCCAATACCGCATCGGCACCACCGAGGAGGTCATGCGCTCAGAGGTGCTCTCCGAGCTCTATGGCTCATCGGTCGACGTCATCGAGCACAAGGGCCGCCTGGTGGTCATGTCCGCCCACGACGAGGGCTGCCACTACCACCCCGAGGAGCTGTCGCTTCCATGA
- a CDS encoding hemolysin family protein, protein MELLLLGVGFLLILGTGFFVAVEFSLVALDQSTVQQAIDRGDKRAPAVMRCLKSLSTQLSSCQLGITLTTLLTGYVAEPALGVLLTAPLQALGVPGAALSAVSLTLALIIATMVTMLLGELVPKNLAIAEAYPVARTLAGPQLFFTAMFKPLIIVLNGFSNKVLHRFGLEVKEELSGARTPEELSSMVRRSAMLGTLEEGTATFLDRTLRFSDQTAADVMTPRPRMASIEADSSLEALIDLARRTGFSRFPVLGDSVDDVRGVTHVKKAVAVPREKRDGLVAATVMSDITRVPETIHLDALLPVLREASLQVAIVEDEYGGTSGVVTLEDLIEEIVGEVADEHDRIAPGVLQSASGDWFFPGLLRPDEINAQILELNVPEHPAYETVAGFVLLTLGRVAGLGDEVEVDGGRLAVVDIDGRRIDRLRFTPDPEARQAALEHAAARAEKLAEERADHDRHARERGERR, encoded by the coding sequence GTGGAACTGCTGCTCCTCGGGGTCGGCTTCCTGCTGATCCTCGGCACCGGCTTCTTCGTCGCCGTCGAGTTCTCGCTGGTCGCTCTGGACCAGTCCACCGTCCAGCAGGCCATCGACCGCGGAGACAAGCGGGCGCCGGCGGTGATGCGGTGTCTGAAGTCGCTCTCGACCCAGCTCTCTTCGTGTCAGCTGGGCATCACACTGACCACGCTGCTCACCGGCTACGTCGCCGAACCGGCGCTGGGCGTGCTGCTCACGGCGCCTCTGCAGGCGCTCGGAGTCCCCGGTGCGGCGCTCTCGGCAGTGTCGCTGACCCTTGCGCTGATCATCGCCACGATGGTCACCATGCTCCTGGGCGAGCTGGTCCCGAAGAATCTCGCCATCGCGGAGGCCTATCCGGTGGCCCGCACGCTGGCGGGGCCGCAGCTGTTCTTCACCGCCATGTTCAAGCCGCTGATCATCGTGCTCAACGGCTTCTCCAACAAGGTCCTGCACCGGTTCGGCCTCGAGGTCAAGGAGGAGCTCTCCGGGGCCCGCACCCCGGAGGAGCTCTCCTCCATGGTGCGGCGTTCAGCGATGCTGGGCACCCTGGAAGAGGGCACCGCGACCTTCCTCGACCGCACCCTGCGCTTCTCGGACCAGACCGCCGCCGATGTGATGACCCCACGGCCACGGATGGCCAGCATCGAGGCCGACTCCTCGCTGGAGGCCCTGATCGACCTGGCCCGGCGCACCGGCTTCTCCCGCTTCCCGGTCCTCGGGGACTCCGTCGACGACGTCCGCGGAGTGACTCACGTGAAGAAGGCTGTGGCCGTTCCGCGCGAGAAGCGCGACGGCCTGGTCGCGGCGACCGTCATGTCCGACATCACCCGGGTGCCGGAGACCATCCACCTCGACGCGCTGCTGCCCGTGCTGCGCGAGGCCTCGCTGCAAGTGGCCATCGTGGAGGACGAATACGGCGGCACCTCGGGCGTGGTGACGCTGGAGGACCTGATCGAGGAGATCGTCGGCGAGGTCGCCGATGAACACGACCGGATCGCTCCCGGAGTGCTGCAGAGCGCCTCGGGGGACTGGTTCTTCCCCGGGCTGCTGCGCCCGGACGAGATCAACGCACAGATCCTTGAGCTCAACGTTCCCGAGCATCCGGCCTACGAGACCGTCGCGGGCTTCGTGCTGCTCACCCTGGGTCGGGTGGCCGGGCTGGGCGACGAGGTGGAGGTCGACGGCGGCAGACTCGCCGTCGTCGACATCGACGGCCGCCGGATCGACCGGCTGCGCTTCACCCCGGATCCGGAGGCCCGCCAGGCCGCCCTCGAGCACGCGGCGGCACGCGCCGAGAAGCTCGCCGAGGAGCGCGCCGATCACGACCGCCACGCCCGCGAACGAGGTGAGCGACGATGA
- a CDS encoding hemolysin family protein, translating to MNPDLLGILWLVVLLAGNAFFVAGEFAVMSARRSQIEPRAEAGSARAKTAIYAMEHVSQMLAIAQLGITVCSLLILMVSEPAIHHLLTDPLTSVGLSYTVASVIAFIIALALVSFLHVTIGEMVPKNFAVSVADRAVLLLAPPMVFLYRVLMPLIWLLNLAANLVLRAFRVTPRDEVVSTFTLEEMESIVAESKRGGTVRDDAGIIAGAMEFSDYTAGEVMVPVQEVVTVPTDVTPRKVEKAVGRTGFSRFVTAQEDGLYTGYVHLKDVMSLPATQSKDPIPVTVVRSLGNMGTGDEIEQCLAQMQRTGSHLARVIDEAGVTQGILFLEDVLEVLVGEIHDATQSWDSRRRHTVSEEGH from the coding sequence ATGAACCCCGATCTGCTGGGAATCCTCTGGCTGGTCGTGCTGCTGGCAGGCAACGCCTTCTTCGTGGCCGGCGAGTTCGCCGTGATGAGTGCCCGCCGGAGCCAGATCGAACCGCGGGCCGAGGCCGGGTCAGCCCGCGCCAAGACCGCCATCTACGCGATGGAACATGTCTCGCAGATGCTGGCGATCGCGCAGCTGGGCATCACCGTGTGCTCGCTGCTGATCCTGATGGTCTCCGAACCTGCCATCCACCACCTGCTCACCGACCCGCTGACCTCGGTGGGACTGAGCTACACCGTCGCGAGCGTGATCGCGTTCATCATCGCGCTGGCACTGGTCTCCTTCCTGCACGTGACCATCGGCGAGATGGTGCCGAAGAACTTCGCCGTCTCGGTGGCGGACCGCGCCGTGCTGCTGCTCGCCCCGCCGATGGTGTTCCTCTACCGGGTGCTGATGCCGCTGATCTGGCTGCTCAACCTGGCGGCGAACCTGGTGCTGCGCGCCTTCAGGGTCACGCCGCGAGATGAAGTGGTCTCGACCTTCACGCTGGAGGAGATGGAGTCCATCGTCGCCGAGTCCAAGCGCGGCGGCACTGTGCGCGATGATGCCGGGATCATCGCCGGCGCCATGGAGTTCAGCGACTACACCGCCGGCGAGGTCATGGTCCCCGTCCAGGAGGTGGTGACCGTCCCCACCGACGTGACTCCCAGAAAGGTGGAGAAGGCGGTGGGTCGCACCGGATTCTCCCGCTTCGTCACCGCGCAGGAGGATGGCCTCTACACCGGATACGTGCACCTGAAGGACGTGATGAGCCTTCCGGCCACCCAGTCCAAGGATCCGATTCCGGTCACCGTGGTGCGTTCGCTGGGCAATATGGGCACCGGTGATGAGATCGAGCAGTGCCTGGCCCAGATGCAGCGCACCGGATCCCACCTCGCCCGGGTGATCGACGAGGCGGGTGTCACCCAGGGGATCCTCTTCCTGGAGGACGTGTTGGAGGTGCTGGTCGGAGAGATCCACGACGCCACGCAGTCCTGGGATTCCCGCCGCCGGCATACGGTCTCTGAAGAGGGGCACTGA